Proteins from a genomic interval of Rubinisphaera italica:
- the aroB gene encoding 3-dehydroquinate synthase, protein MNTSHDTVNSLPRQLVPVKLAERSYEIAIVNEQWNLLPSLMDSWLERVDHLKSAARKALLVTDTNVLNLFAEKLKQELSDQNWTVELIAVPAGESSKSLAMANQIYDQLVEMQADRQTVVMAVGGGVVGDLAGFAAATYNRGLPFVQVPTTLLADVDSSVGGKVGINHAKGKNLIGAFHQPLGVFIDTSSFNTLPDRDYRSGLAEVVKYGVILDANLFETLENNIEAINSRDPEILIELVKRSCQLKAEVVEQDEYERSGLRAILNYGHTFAHAYEALCGYGELMHGEAVSIGMIDASRLAEKLGMIGEEVTTRQINLLSKLGLPTDLPQPVAFTHDDIISRMKIDKKTVAGQLRFVLPRKLGQVEVVKGIDEQLVREVLSR, encoded by the coding sequence ATGAATACATCACACGACACCGTAAATAGCCTGCCTCGACAGTTAGTTCCCGTGAAACTGGCCGAGCGTTCCTACGAAATTGCCATTGTGAATGAACAGTGGAACCTTTTGCCCTCGCTAATGGATTCCTGGCTGGAACGCGTCGACCATCTCAAATCGGCTGCTCGAAAAGCATTACTCGTGACAGACACCAATGTCCTCAATCTGTTCGCCGAGAAACTCAAGCAGGAACTGAGTGATCAAAACTGGACTGTCGAACTGATCGCTGTCCCAGCCGGGGAAAGTTCGAAATCGCTGGCGATGGCCAATCAGATTTACGATCAACTCGTCGAAATGCAGGCCGATCGACAAACCGTCGTCATGGCTGTCGGCGGTGGTGTTGTTGGCGATCTGGCTGGTTTCGCAGCCGCCACTTACAATCGCGGCTTACCTTTCGTGCAGGTGCCCACCACATTGCTGGCCGATGTCGACAGTTCCGTCGGCGGCAAAGTCGGCATCAATCACGCCAAGGGCAAAAACCTCATCGGGGCATTCCACCAGCCTCTCGGCGTATTCATCGACACCTCTTCCTTTAACACATTGCCCGATCGCGATTATCGCTCGGGTTTAGCCGAAGTCGTCAAGTACGGCGTCATTCTCGATGCCAATTTGTTCGAGACGCTCGAAAACAATATCGAAGCGATCAATTCCCGCGACCCGGAAATTCTGATCGAACTGGTGAAACGAAGCTGTCAGTTGAAAGCAGAAGTCGTCGAGCAGGATGAATACGAACGTAGCGGCTTACGGGCGATTCTGAATTACGGACACACCTTCGCCCATGCCTACGAAGCCTTATGCGGTTACGGCGAACTGATGCACGGCGAAGCCGTCAGCATTGGCATGATCGATGCCTCCCGACTGGCCGAAAAACTGGGGATGATCGGCGAAGAGGTGACCACACGTCAAATCAATCTGTTAAGCAAACTCGGCCTGCCGACCGATTTACCGCAGCCAGTCGCCTTCACTCACGATGACATTATTTCACGGATGAAAATCGATAAAAAAACAGTCGCTGGACAACTCCGCTTCGTCCTCCCCCGCAAACTGGGGCAGGTCGAAGTGGTTAAAGGGATCGATGAGCAACTCGTTCGCGAAGTTCTTTCGAGATGA
- a CDS encoding peptidylprolyl isomerase has product MRHTFLVLALFVTAISMTSCRKKPDDTPAPSPKAPANPESEDGSSTSVPVEGSFQVKFETTKGDFVVEVYPEWAPIGAARFKELVESGFFDENRFFRLVPGFIVQWGIGGDPAVQAKWRSQPLQDEPMVGTNSRGTITFAKGGPNSRTTQLFINYGDNSGSLDPQGFPPFGKVIEGMDVVDSLNSEYGEQPDQGQIQSRGNEYLKKSFPNLDYIKSAEIIQETKAPAEPVETPVAEPEMTTSSPVETGTSTPAPVATSTAPAEGTSTPAGTSSVPVETIEEIQ; this is encoded by the coding sequence ATGCGACACACATTTCTGGTACTGGCATTGTTCGTGACGGCAATTTCGATGACAAGTTGTCGGAAGAAGCCTGATGATACGCCTGCTCCGAGTCCGAAAGCTCCGGCGAATCCTGAATCTGAAGATGGCTCGAGCACGAGTGTTCCTGTGGAAGGATCGTTTCAGGTGAAGTTTGAAACGACGAAGGGTGATTTCGTTGTGGAAGTTTATCCCGAATGGGCTCCGATTGGAGCGGCTCGTTTCAAGGAACTGGTTGAAAGCGGCTTCTTCGATGAAAATCGATTTTTCAGACTCGTGCCTGGATTTATTGTGCAGTGGGGGATCGGCGGAGATCCGGCAGTGCAGGCGAAATGGCGGTCGCAACCCTTGCAGGATGAGCCGATGGTGGGGACGAATTCCCGGGGGACGATTACCTTCGCCAAGGGAGGTCCAAACTCGCGAACGACCCAGTTGTTTATCAACTATGGCGACAACTCCGGCTCACTCGATCCTCAAGGCTTCCCGCCTTTCGGCAAAGTGATTGAGGGAATGGATGTTGTTGATTCACTCAACTCTGAATATGGGGAGCAGCCTGATCAGGGTCAGATTCAGTCGCGTGGCAATGAATATTTGAAGAAGAGTTTTCCTAATCTTGATTACATCAAGTCGGCTGAAATTATTCAGGAAACGAAGGCTCCGGCAGAGCCGGTCGAGACGCCAGTCGCTGAGCCTGAGATGACGACCTCAAGCCCGGTAGAAACGGGTACCTCGACTCCGGCACCGGTTGCGACTTCAACTGCTCCTGCTGAAGGGACGTCGACACCAGCCGGGACATCTTCGGTGCCGGTGGAGACGATTGAAGAGATTCAGTGA
- a CDS encoding PrkA family serine protein kinase, giving the protein MTSGHELLQKLASKSEYENFRQETWQGTFADYLDLVRENPGIARSAWQRMYDMIIQEGTYELDGNREKLTRYRFFDDPYNDGQDAIFGLTRPLIELVNVFKSAALKYGAERRVLLLHGPVGSSKSTIARLLKRGLQRYSRTDEGALYSFGWKEEDGSITWDPMNGDPLLLIPMNHREGLCAELNAGIDSSKYEIEITGDICPLSRYYFQERLREFDGDWTKVVDSVVVRRIVLSEQDRIGIGTFQPKDEKNQDSTELTGDINYRKIAEYGSESDPRAFNFDGEFNVANRGMIEFIEVLKLDVAFLYDLLGASQEHKIKPKKFAQTDIDTVIIGHTNEPEFRKLQSNEFMEALRDRTIKIDIPYVTKLSEEIRIYEKDYNQRRVRGKHIAPHTLETAAMWAVLTRLEEPKHHGLSVLQKMKLYNGKTLPGFTYENVKQLRKEAKSEGMHGISPRFVQDKISNALVVNPHSTCLNPFMVLNELEEGLKHHSLISNEEIREYYRHLISMVKEEYTDLVKNEVQRAIAADEEALTRLCGNYIDNVKAYTQKEKVKNKFTGQDEEPDERLMRSIEERIDIPESRMDDFRREIMNYIGALSLDGRSFNYKTNERLQKALEMKLFEDQKDTIKLTSMVSNVVDTETQEKIDIVKSRLIRNYGYDDESATDVLQYVASIFARGDAKSESK; this is encoded by the coding sequence GTGACGAGTGGACACGAATTACTGCAGAAACTGGCTTCAAAGTCGGAATACGAAAACTTCCGGCAGGAAACCTGGCAGGGAACCTTTGCAGACTATCTCGATCTGGTCCGCGAAAATCCCGGAATCGCTCGCTCTGCCTGGCAACGCATGTACGACATGATCATCCAGGAAGGGACGTACGAGCTGGATGGGAACCGTGAGAAGCTGACGCGATATCGCTTCTTCGATGATCCTTACAACGACGGTCAGGATGCCATTTTCGGTTTGACGCGACCGCTCATCGAACTGGTCAATGTCTTCAAGTCGGCTGCGCTCAAATACGGAGCGGAACGTCGTGTGCTGTTATTGCATGGTCCGGTCGGTTCTTCCAAAAGTACGATTGCCCGCCTGCTCAAACGAGGTTTGCAGCGCTACAGCCGCACCGATGAGGGAGCCCTCTACAGCTTTGGCTGGAAAGAAGAAGATGGCTCGATCACCTGGGATCCGATGAATGGCGATCCACTTTTGCTGATTCCGATGAATCATCGGGAGGGCCTGTGTGCTGAGTTGAATGCCGGGATTGATTCCAGCAAGTACGAAATCGAAATTACGGGAGATATCTGTCCGCTGAGTCGGTATTACTTTCAGGAACGTCTCCGCGAATTCGATGGCGACTGGACAAAAGTGGTCGATTCAGTGGTGGTTCGCCGTATTGTGCTTTCGGAGCAGGATCGGATCGGCATTGGTACGTTCCAGCCGAAGGATGAGAAAAATCAGGACAGCACCGAACTGACGGGTGATATCAACTATCGAAAAATCGCCGAGTACGGCAGCGAGAGTGACCCTCGTGCGTTCAACTTCGATGGCGAGTTTAACGTCGCTAATCGGGGTATGATTGAATTCATCGAAGTGCTCAAGCTCGATGTTGCATTCTTGTATGACCTGCTCGGTGCGTCGCAGGAACATAAAATCAAGCCGAAGAAATTCGCGCAGACTGATATCGATACTGTCATTATCGGTCACACGAATGAGCCTGAGTTCCGGAAACTGCAGTCCAACGAATTCATGGAAGCGTTGCGGGACCGAACGATTAAAATCGATATTCCATACGTGACGAAACTCTCCGAAGAAATTCGGATCTACGAAAAGGACTACAATCAGCGACGCGTCCGCGGCAAGCATATTGCACCGCACACGCTCGAAACGGCTGCGATGTGGGCAGTGCTGACGCGTCTTGAAGAGCCGAAGCATCATGGACTTTCCGTGCTGCAGAAGATGAAGCTCTACAACGGCAAAACCTTGCCGGGCTTTACGTACGAGAACGTCAAACAATTGCGAAAGGAAGCTAAGAGCGAAGGGATGCATGGCATCTCGCCACGTTTTGTACAGGATAAGATTTCGAATGCCCTGGTGGTGAATCCGCATTCCACCTGTCTGAATCCGTTCATGGTGCTTAACGAACTTGAGGAAGGGTTGAAGCATCATTCTTTGATTTCGAACGAAGAGATTCGCGAATACTATCGGCATCTTATTTCGATGGTCAAAGAGGAATACACCGACCTCGTCAAGAACGAAGTTCAGCGCGCGATTGCGGCTGACGAAGAAGCCCTGACCCGATTGTGCGGCAATTACATCGACAATGTGAAAGCCTATACGCAGAAAGAAAAGGTGAAAAACAAATTCACCGGTCAGGATGAAGAACCGGATGAACGATTGATGCGTTCAATCGAAGAGCGAATCGATATTCCGGAATCGCGGATGGATGACTTCCGCCGCGAGATCATGAATTACATCGGAGCCCTTTCGCTCGATGGCCGTTCGTTCAATTACAAAACGAACGAACGTCTGCAGAAGGCGCTCGAAATGAAACTGTTCGAGGACCAGAAAGATACGATCAAACTGACTTCGATGGTTTCAAACGTCGTCGATACCGAGACGCAAGAGAAGATCGATATCGTCAAATCTCGGCTGATCCGCAACTACGGTTACGACGATGAATCGGCCACCGATGTCCTGCAATACGTGGCGAGTATCTTTGCTCGCGGCGATGCGAAATCGGAAAGTAAATAG